One region of Chryseobacterium muglaense genomic DNA includes:
- a CDS encoding ribonuclease H-like YkuK family protein — protein METQQQTWQNMTGKIFQNSITQLVEEAIIREQANGHRLKVCVGSDSHVYGDAINYATAVVFIREGKGAFTFIRKEREIQNISIKERMLNEVNKSVEIAYTICSILETYDVEMEVHADINTDPDFKSNVALKDAMGYILGMGYIFKAKPYAFASSNCADMMV, from the coding sequence ATGGAAACGCAACAACAAACATGGCAAAACATGACTGGAAAAATTTTCCAAAACTCTATCACACAGTTGGTAGAAGAAGCCATTATCCGCGAACAGGCAAACGGGCACCGACTGAAAGTTTGTGTAGGTTCAGACTCCCACGTTTACGGTGATGCCATTAATTATGCTACAGCAGTTGTCTTTATCCGTGAGGGAAAAGGAGCGTTTACCTTTATTAGAAAAGAAAGAGAAATACAGAATATCAGTATCAAAGAGCGAATGTTGAATGAGGTCAACAAGTCCGTAGAAATTGCCTACACCATTTGCTCTATTCTGGAAACTTATGATGTGGAAATGGAGGTACACGCAGACATTAACACCGATCCTGATTTTAAATCGAACGTTGCTTTGAAAGACGCGATGGGATATATTCTGGGAATGGGTTATATATTTAAAGCAAAACCTTACGCATTCGCAAGTTCAAATTGTGCTGATATGATGGTGTAA
- a CDS encoding tetratricopeptide repeat protein, which yields MNKQKFIDKFLRALVVLAIIKIIAIFTELFQKTFWSVIGNLVVFIVVLAIIFFAVIVLQNKEKSGNSSGKKGGGGNFYLDNSLFDRIRNKYEELAEKYIAEKDYTRAAKVYMNLLNDNYRGAKTLEDGGLYNEAAVIYLKKLKNKSEAASCFEKAKQYQKSIELYKELEQKEKVGDLYMQINDTKNANSYYQMVVDDYVNNDQMVKASLIYRKKMDVPEEAQKILLQGWEENKDAFNCLNNYFVNINTIEDLNFTIQNLYVKTPSEKKLIYLEAMKYEFKKDSKLQETTRNIAYTIIAENIENHSSIINELKYFNPKDELVLKDISRYRTGRNKMFRN from the coding sequence ATGAATAAGCAGAAGTTTATCGATAAATTTTTGAGAGCGCTTGTGGTTTTAGCAATTATTAAAATCATTGCGATTTTTACCGAGCTTTTTCAGAAAACATTTTGGAGTGTTATTGGAAATTTAGTGGTTTTTATCGTCGTTTTAGCGATTATATTTTTTGCAGTCATTGTTCTTCAGAATAAAGAAAAGTCTGGAAATTCTTCAGGAAAAAAAGGCGGTGGCGGAAATTTTTATCTTGACAACTCTTTGTTCGACAGAATCAGAAACAAGTACGAAGAATTAGCCGAAAAATACATTGCGGAAAAAGATTATACAAGAGCTGCAAAAGTATATATGAATTTGCTGAATGACAATTACCGCGGTGCAAAAACGCTTGAAGATGGTGGTTTGTACAACGAAGCTGCCGTTATTTATCTTAAAAAATTAAAAAATAAATCGGAAGCTGCATCGTGCTTTGAAAAAGCGAAGCAATATCAAAAATCAATTGAACTGTATAAAGAGCTCGAACAAAAAGAAAAAGTAGGTGACCTTTATATGCAAATTAATGATACAAAAAATGCAAATTCTTATTACCAAATGGTTGTTGATGATTATGTAAACAACGATCAGATGGTGAAAGCTTCTCTTATTTACCGCAAAAAAATGGATGTTCCAGAAGAAGCACAGAAAATTCTTTTACAAGGCTGGGAAGAAAATAAAGATGCTTTTAACTGTCTGAATAATTATTTTGTGAATATCAATACTATTGAAGACCTTAATTTTACAATTCAGAATTTATATGTAAAAACGCCTTCCGAAAAGAAGCTAATATATCTGGAAGCAATGAAGTATGAGTTTAAAAAAGATTCAAAGCTACAGGAAACAACAAGAAATATCGCTTACACGATTATTGCCGAAAATATAGAAAATCATTCTTCCATTATCAATGAACTAAAATATTTTAATCCAAAAGATGAGCTGGTTTTAAAAGATATTTCGAGATACAGAACGGGGAGAAATAAAATGTTTAGAAATTAA
- a CDS encoding APC family permease, with amino-acid sequence MELRIKPFPKNIFPKKGLLIKGSSLLIWLHEMEILGIDLNEVRSFPIPSNESNILYGCFLIFKNLAPSEIGKNSYFQSVEDRLFIPENTTFYPKLNPEDWQNINDDFLVMHPEFGLVKLNEEIDWVSLINHPKQVEDKVRKPSNGITIPKEIKSFMVEMDDEKVLEALQKPQTEEEWMKNLPFDMKKVMAGNKKEIEKYLKYIEKYPERAVELGVPLDIMGTSRGDGFGKFKFGTWFQNFFGGGDNSSGESSGSGNYRWVFFVIIILVVIARIGLQLTKDDTEEHLSSGKAQQETKIGKILAFKSGITDIDIKIDSIYRKRRGKLMSDFHEATKEYHEKSMTDVVKDVEKYRVDEGKTKDSLKTIYNKKIVKVITENTEKLQNKIADSLKKEGNGIPAEKGVVKMILNKKQILMADSLGKLYGTIEPPVSDIDENSQAYLEGENKSTGGTEDVSISEIFWLIVLMSGVVGLYSFIFKKKKIDFGGENVPIGIKIFLMVVLIALLSYIFYPIIEMFGYNWFVWLLIIGVALLLYRLFREDKTILKSDDNE; translated from the coding sequence ATGGAACTGAGAATTAAACCTTTTCCGAAAAATATTTTCCCTAAAAAAGGACTTTTAATAAAAGGTTCTTCACTATTAATATGGTTACATGAAATGGAAATTTTAGGAATCGATTTGAATGAAGTTCGGTCATTTCCAATTCCTTCCAATGAATCCAATATTTTGTACGGATGTTTTTTGATTTTTAAAAATCTGGCACCTTCTGAAATTGGAAAAAATTCGTATTTTCAATCTGTTGAAGACAGGCTTTTCATACCTGAAAATACCACTTTTTATCCCAAACTCAATCCTGAAGACTGGCAAAATATCAATGATGATTTTCTGGTGATGCATCCCGAGTTTGGTTTGGTGAAACTGAATGAAGAAATCGATTGGGTTTCATTAATTAATCATCCTAAACAGGTTGAAGATAAAGTCAGAAAACCATCCAATGGAATAACGATTCCGAAAGAGATTAAAAGCTTTATGGTGGAAATGGATGATGAAAAAGTTCTGGAAGCACTTCAAAAACCACAAACTGAAGAAGAATGGATGAAAAACCTGCCTTTTGATATGAAAAAAGTAATGGCAGGAAATAAAAAGGAAATAGAAAAATATTTAAAATATATTGAAAAATATCCTGAAAGAGCTGTAGAATTGGGTGTTCCGTTAGATATAATGGGAACTTCAAGAGGTGATGGGTTTGGTAAATTCAAATTTGGAACTTGGTTTCAAAATTTTTTTGGTGGTGGTGATAATTCTTCAGGTGAAAGTTCAGGTTCTGGAAATTACCGATGGGTATTTTTTGTTATCATCATTTTAGTTGTTATAGCGAGAATTGGGCTTCAGTTGACTAAAGATGATACCGAAGAACATCTGAGTTCAGGAAAAGCTCAACAAGAAACTAAGATTGGAAAAATCTTAGCTTTCAAATCTGGAATTACTGATATTGATATAAAAATTGATTCTATTTATAGAAAGCGAAGAGGAAAACTGATGAGCGATTTTCATGAAGCAACGAAAGAATATCACGAAAAATCGATGACGGATGTCGTAAAAGATGTTGAGAAATATAGAGTTGATGAAGGAAAAACCAAAGATTCTCTCAAAACGATTTACAATAAAAAAATAGTAAAAGTAATTACCGAAAATACCGAAAAGTTACAGAACAAAATCGCAGATTCTCTCAAAAAAGAAGGAAACGGAATACCTGCAGAAAAAGGGGTTGTGAAAATGATTCTCAACAAAAAGCAAATTTTGATGGCTGATTCTTTAGGGAAACTCTACGGAACTATTGAGCCGCCGGTTTCCGATATAGACGAAAATTCTCAGGCTTATCTTGAAGGGGAAAATAAATCGACTGGCGGAACAGAAGATGTGTCAATATCAGAAATTTTTTGGTTAATTGTTTTAATGTCGGGTGTTGTAGGATTGTATTCATTTATTTTTAAAAAGAAAAAAATAGATTTCGGTGGCGAAAATGTTCCGATAGGAATCAAAATTTTTCTCATGGTTGTTTTGATTGCGTTGTTGAGTTATATTTTTTATCCAATTATCGAAATGTTTGGCTACAACTGGTTTGTTTGGCTATTGATTATTGGTGTAGCGCTTCTTTTGTACAGGCTTTTTCGTGAAGACAAAACCATTTTAAAATCTGATGATAATGAATAA
- a CDS encoding AAA family ATPase, which translates to MTQNIEKLNKVLAFVKDTFVGKNDVVDLLGICLLARENAFLYGPPGTAKSAIVRTLANTVTDGKNFEYLLTRFTEPNEIFGPFDIRKLKEGELLTNTEGMMPEASMVFLDEIFNANSAILNSLLMALNEKIFKRGKETRKLPALMFVGASNVLPEDEALNALFDRFLIRINVDNVNPDLLQQVLLAGRKLENILETETPEIFSDEIRELQNLCKNIDLKPIYEVYLNTIINLRNTGIAISDRRAVKLQNLIAASALICGRKEAILSDLWVLKHIWDTEEQIEILEGIINRTIEKDDDPKSHPQALQNKIPNPEEVMKDVKILIEKWDSGTLSFEEQNVIKDKLRYLQTRCDWIRNPEQKQYIQQEIESLWQKILQTV; encoded by the coding sequence ATGACTCAAAATATAGAAAAACTAAACAAAGTTCTCGCCTTTGTTAAAGACACTTTTGTCGGGAAAAATGATGTTGTAGATTTGCTGGGAATTTGTTTGCTGGCAAGAGAAAATGCGTTTTTATACGGTCCTCCCGGAACTGCAAAATCGGCGATTGTAAGAACGTTGGCAAATACGGTAACAGACGGTAAAAATTTTGAATATCTTTTAACTCGTTTCACGGAACCGAACGAAATTTTTGGTCCTTTTGATATCAGGAAATTAAAAGAAGGAGAATTGTTAACCAACACAGAAGGAATGATGCCGGAAGCGTCGATGGTTTTTCTGGATGAAATTTTCAATGCCAATTCGGCAATCCTCAATTCACTTTTGATGGCTTTAAATGAAAAGATTTTCAAAAGAGGAAAAGAAACAAGAAAACTTCCTGCATTGATGTTTGTCGGTGCAAGTAACGTTCTTCCTGAGGATGAAGCTTTGAATGCTCTTTTTGACCGTTTTTTAATCAGAATTAATGTTGATAATGTAAATCCGGATCTTCTTCAACAGGTTCTTTTAGCCGGAAGAAAACTCGAAAATATTTTGGAAACAGAAACTCCCGAAATTTTTTCAGATGAAATAAGAGAACTTCAGAATTTGTGTAAAAATATAGACCTGAAACCGATTTATGAAGTTTATTTAAATACAATTATCAACCTTAGAAATACAGGAATTGCAATTTCCGACCGTAGAGCCGTGAAACTGCAAAATCTTATTGCGGCAAGTGCTTTAATTTGTGGTAGAAAAGAAGCTATTCTTTCAGATCTATGGGTGTTGAAACATATTTGGGATACTGAAGAACAGATAGAAATTTTAGAAGGAATCATCAACAGAACGATTGAAAAAGACGATGACCCAAAATCTCATCCTCAAGCTTTACAGAATAAAATTCCCAATCCTGAAGAGGTGATGAAAGATGTAAAAATCCTGATCGAAAAATGGGATAGCGGAACATTAAGTTTTGAGGAACAAAATGTGATAAAAGATAAATTAAGATACCTCCAAACCCGTTGCGACTGGATAAGAAATCCTGAACAAAAACAATACATTCAACAAGAAATTGAAAGTTTATGGCAGAAGATTCTTCAAACAGTATAA
- a CDS encoding YceI family protein, with amino-acid sequence MATKWNLDPAHSEITFKVKHMMISNIKGNFTNFNAEIEAEDDTFANAKTTATINVDSISTHNTDRDNHLKSAEFFNAEANPTITFESNALNNSVTGNLTVNGVTKPITLDVDFGGINVDPWGNTKAGFSFEGKINRKDFGLNWNAALEAGGVMVSEEVKIAGELQFVKQA; translated from the coding sequence ATGGCTACAAAATGGAATTTAGACCCAGCGCACAGTGAGATTACTTTTAAAGTAAAACACATGATGATCTCTAACATCAAAGGTAATTTTACCAACTTCAATGCAGAAATCGAAGCTGAAGACGATACTTTTGCTAATGCAAAAACTACCGCTACAATTAATGTAGACTCTATCTCTACTCACAATACAGACAGAGATAACCACCTTAAATCTGCAGAATTCTTTAATGCAGAAGCTAACCCAACGATTACTTTTGAGTCTAATGCACTTAACAACTCTGTGACCGGAAATCTTACCGTAAACGGAGTTACAAAACCAATTACTTTGGATGTAGATTTCGGAGGTATCAACGTAGATCCTTGGGGAAATACAAAAGCTGGTTTTTCTTTTGAAGGAAAAATCAACAGAAAAGATTTCGGTCTTAACTGGAACGCAGCTCTTGAAGCAGGAGGTGTAATGGTAAGTGAAGAAGTGAAAATTGCAGGTGAATTGCAGTTTGTAAAGCAAGCTTAA
- the ygiD gene encoding 4,5-DOPA-extradiol-dioxygenase: MNLNDLQNISSQFKNSQKMPVLFLGHGSPMNAIEENQFVQGFRNVAKEIPKPNAILCISAHWFTRGTKVTAMDMPKTIHDFGGFPQALFDVQYPAPGSPELAHEVVEILNPIVEEDHNWGLDHGAWSVIKHMYPNADIPVIQLSIDYTKPPQYHFDLAKKLEKLREKGILIIGSGNIVHNLRLIDWRNIDTVGAGWDWAIEAREKTNNWLLDGNFQNLIDYQKQGTSLQYAIPTPDHYLPLIYSLGLKNKSEDLILFNDDLIGGSLSMTSVKIG; this comes from the coding sequence ATGAATCTTAACGATTTACAGAATATAAGCAGCCAGTTTAAAAATTCGCAGAAAATGCCGGTTCTTTTTCTTGGTCACGGTTCTCCGATGAATGCCATTGAAGAAAATCAGTTCGTGCAAGGTTTTAGAAATGTGGCAAAAGAAATTCCAAAACCTAATGCTATTCTGTGTATTTCTGCACACTGGTTCACGCGTGGTACAAAAGTTACCGCGATGGATATGCCCAAAACAATTCATGATTTTGGTGGTTTTCCGCAAGCTTTGTTTGATGTGCAATATCCCGCACCCGGAAGTCCTGAATTGGCACATGAAGTTGTTGAAATTTTAAATCCAATCGTTGAAGAAGATCACAATTGGGGGCTCGATCATGGAGCCTGGTCGGTCATTAAACATATGTATCCAAACGCTGATATTCCGGTGATTCAGTTGAGTATTGATTATACAAAACCGCCTCAATATCATTTTGATTTGGCCAAAAAATTAGAAAAATTAAGAGAAAAAGGGATTTTAATTATTGGCAGCGGAAATATTGTTCATAATCTAAGATTAATCGACTGGCGAAATATTGATACCGTTGGTGCGGGTTGGGACTGGGCAATTGAGGCTCGTGAAAAAACCAACAACTGGCTTCTTGACGGAAATTTTCAGAACCTGATTGATTATCAAAAACAGGGAACTTCACTTCAATATGCAATTCCTACACCCGATCATTATTTACCATTGATTTATTCTTTAGGTCTAAAAAATAAATCTGAAGATTTGATTTTATTTAATGATGACCTAATCGGTGGCTCACTAAGTATGACGAGCGTAAAAATTGGTTAA
- a CDS encoding carboxypeptidase-like regulatory domain-containing protein codes for MKKTLLLFLMICPFYMLLSQTIKGTVVNDIDQPIANVSIYLDGTKTGTVSAADGSFSLNSTNNNSLVFQKDNYETFTVNTSDVLNKKLKVVLIKAKEIEEVVIVPFTEAAYKNYINFFLDSFIGYDKENVKIKNQRSLKFAYDKSNKTLKVKAPQTLIIENKNLGYTIEYNLVEFSANFDENTTRFVGTSFFKETKNTDKVKMNRMNAYDGSQVHFFRSVFANKVADEGFIVNQITKFPNSKYPTEEELQRLKDFAQMFKSKGTLNVPEDILDIGTRKRSEQPYKIAITKTQIPETDYTKKTDSKLYLDYGYMMQINFKKYFYELKKGKFVKAVIPIVQTSFLHPESYTFEIYTNGNTSNPGMLTNQGEFTKNKIEFLLPLDYQLGD; via the coding sequence ATGAAAAAAACACTATTACTTTTCTTAATGATTTGTCCTTTTTATATGCTTTTATCGCAAACTATAAAAGGTACAGTCGTGAATGACATCGATCAACCGATTGCAAATGTGAGCATTTATCTCGACGGAACAAAAACCGGAACAGTTTCTGCTGCAGACGGAAGTTTTAGCCTCAATTCAACAAATAATAACAGTCTGGTTTTTCAGAAAGATAACTACGAAACTTTTACCGTAAACACTTCAGACGTTTTAAATAAAAAACTGAAAGTAGTTTTGATAAAAGCGAAAGAAATTGAAGAAGTGGTTATCGTTCCTTTTACTGAAGCTGCGTATAAAAATTACATCAATTTCTTTCTGGATTCTTTTATTGGATATGACAAAGAAAATGTAAAAATCAAAAATCAACGCTCATTAAAGTTTGCCTACGATAAAAGTAATAAAACTTTAAAAGTAAAGGCTCCACAAACTTTAATCATCGAAAACAAAAATTTAGGATATACTATCGAATACAATCTTGTAGAATTTTCTGCAAATTTTGATGAAAATACAACCCGATTTGTAGGCACAAGCTTCTTCAAGGAAACAAAAAACACTGATAAAGTAAAAATGAATAGAATGAATGCTTATGACGGTAGCCAAGTGCATTTTTTCAGAAGTGTTTTTGCAAATAAGGTGGCTGATGAAGGTTTCATTGTAAACCAGATCACCAAGTTTCCGAACTCAAAATATCCGACTGAAGAAGAATTACAAAGACTCAAAGATTTTGCACAAATGTTTAAATCTAAAGGTACGCTAAATGTTCCGGAAGATATTTTAGATATTGGTACCCGTAAAAGAAGCGAGCAGCCTTATAAAATTGCTATTACAAAAACCCAAATCCCTGAAACTGATTACACTAAAAAAACAGACAGTAAATTATATTTGGACTATGGTTATATGATGCAGATTAATTTCAAAAAGTATTTTTATGAGTTGAAAAAAGGAAAGTTTGTAAAAGCTGTAATCCCAATTGTACAGACCTCTTTTCTTCATCCTGAAAGCTATACTTTTGAAATTTATACCAACGGAAACACCTCAAATCCCGGCATGCTGACCAATCAGGGAGAATTTACCAAAAATAAAATTGAATTTCTTTTGCCTTTAGATTATCAATTGGGTGATTGA
- a CDS encoding S8 family peptidase: MKKCVFYVFAAFALYSCSTEEMQTNSAETEIVQTDPLSARQINEQINQTTKTKGRFSWNDASTHFLWSGIVQGNKIASIGFGNSKDDFDRSKSSNSEALQQEILDVIQQYEGKNERVLLGSDEFLNQIDVYIEKQETVIALRKLKSIRYFEPADYRYFENENKINGTTAKSSGSSSGCGLESTALSASDYSTVTPNAKAPWSFAKHNITSAWNYSTGAGVTIGLIDSGVSFNQSLLSGSFNNGSSSGRTISKNGVYVDSVWPWSSGYDGADDKCGHGTSMASAMAAPRNNQGQPVGVAYNANLISYRAASNVVLDGYHEQEGVKIAFTNLGNTASVKIISMSMGHIFSVGKIEDGVKYAYSKGKLIFCAGGTSTSFTTFVGVIFPAWMPETQAITGVKENTSNQKCDVCHSGSEIDFTYQMERASGNSIPVLSYYNGQTDYVGGSSVATASTAGIAALVWSKNPSWTRDQVLNKMRQSATYYPTKNADYGYGNINVLQAVQ, from the coding sequence ATGAAAAAATGTGTATTTTACGTATTCGCAGCTTTTGCGCTGTATTCTTGTTCTACTGAAGAAATGCAGACCAATTCAGCCGAAACAGAAATTGTACAGACAGACCCGTTGAGTGCAAGACAAATTAACGAACAGATTAATCAAACCACCAAAACGAAAGGAAGGTTCTCCTGGAACGATGCTTCTACTCACTTTTTATGGAGCGGAATTGTTCAGGGAAATAAAATAGCTTCTATCGGTTTCGGAAACTCAAAAGATGATTTCGATAGAAGTAAATCTTCTAATTCTGAGGCTTTACAACAGGAAATTTTAGATGTAATTCAACAATATGAAGGGAAAAACGAGAGAGTTCTGTTAGGTTCTGATGAATTTTTAAATCAAATCGATGTTTATATCGAAAAGCAGGAAACGGTTATTGCTTTGCGAAAATTAAAATCAATCCGCTATTTTGAGCCTGCAGATTACCGTTATTTTGAAAATGAAAATAAAATCAATGGAACTACAGCTAAATCAAGTGGAAGTTCTTCGGGTTGTGGATTAGAGTCAACTGCTCTGAGTGCTTCAGATTATTCTACCGTAACTCCAAATGCAAAAGCACCATGGTCATTTGCAAAACACAATATTACCAGCGCCTGGAATTACAGTACAGGAGCTGGAGTTACCATCGGATTAATCGATTCTGGAGTGTCTTTTAATCAAAGTTTGTTGAGTGGAAGTTTTAATAATGGCTCCTCTTCAGGAAGAACGATCAGTAAAAACGGAGTATATGTAGATTCTGTTTGGCCGTGGAGTTCTGGTTATGACGGAGCGGATGATAAATGCGGTCACGGAACGAGCATGGCTTCTGCAATGGCGGCTCCGAGAAATAATCAAGGACAACCGGTTGGTGTTGCCTATAATGCAAACTTGATTTCTTATCGTGCGGCTTCTAATGTTGTTTTGGATGGTTATCATGAGCAAGAAGGAGTGAAAATAGCCTTTACTAATCTTGGAAATACAGCAAGTGTAAAAATAATTTCAATGTCAATGGGACATATTTTCTCAGTCGGAAAAATTGAAGATGGTGTAAAATATGCTTATTCTAAAGGAAAATTGATTTTCTGTGCAGGCGGAACTTCTACAAGCTTTACAACTTTCGTTGGCGTAATTTTCCCTGCTTGGATGCCTGAAACGCAGGCGATAACTGGAGTTAAAGAAAATACATCGAATCAGAAATGTGATGTTTGCCACTCTGGAAGTGAAATAGATTTTACGTACCAAATGGAAAGAGCTTCAGGAAATAGTATACCTGTATTGAGCTATTATAATGGTCAAACTGATTATGTAGGTGGTTCTTCTGTAGCAACCGCTTCTACTGCAGGGATTGCAGCTTTGGTTTGGTCTAAAAATCCATCATGGACGAGAGATCAGGTTTTAAATAAAATGAGACAGTCTGCAACCTATTATCCAACCAAAAATGCAGATTACGGATATGGAAATATTAATGTATTACAGGCTGTACAATAG
- the pfkA gene encoding 6-phosphofructokinase — protein sequence MKESAVKKIAVLTSGGDSPGMNAALRAVVRTANYYNIECYGVREGYNGLIHDDFLKMGARSVKNIINQGGTILKSARSVEFRTQEGRQKAFENCQKLGIDGLVCIGGDGTFTGAKIFSEEFGIRVIGVPGTIDNDIFGTDNTIGYDTALNTAMDAIDKIRDTATSHNRVFFVEVMGRDAGFIALNSGLATGALDILIPERKDSIEDLFGKFRNAEKTGKASSIVVVAEGEKLANVYELAEKTKSEFPDYDIRVAVLGHMQRGGSPSCADRVLASRLGYGAVVGLMNGETNVMAGMRSNDLTYTPIEEAIKKHNEINKDLLLISEILAI from the coding sequence ATGAAAGAGAGTGCTGTAAAAAAAATTGCAGTTCTTACTTCAGGAGGAGATTCTCCGGGTATGAATGCAGCATTAAGGGCGGTGGTAAGAACCGCAAACTATTATAATATCGAATGTTACGGAGTAAGAGAAGGCTACAATGGTCTTATTCACGATGATTTCCTGAAAATGGGAGCCCGTTCCGTAAAAAATATAATCAATCAGGGTGGTACAATTCTTAAATCTGCCCGTTCAGTAGAATTCAGAACCCAAGAAGGACGTCAAAAAGCTTTTGAGAACTGTCAGAAATTAGGAATTGACGGTTTAGTTTGTATTGGTGGAGACGGAACTTTTACCGGAGCAAAAATCTTTAGTGAAGAATTCGGAATCAGAGTAATTGGTGTACCGGGAACGATTGACAACGATATTTTCGGGACAGATAATACAATTGGTTACGATACTGCTTTGAATACTGCAATGGACGCAATTGATAAAATCCGTGATACAGCAACTTCTCACAACAGAGTTTTCTTTGTTGAGGTGATGGGTCGTGATGCAGGATTTATTGCTTTAAACAGTGGTTTAGCAACCGGAGCTTTAGATATTTTGATTCCTGAAAGAAAAGACAGCATTGAAGATTTATTTGGAAAATTCAGAAATGCCGAAAAAACAGGAAAAGCATCAAGCATCGTAGTAGTTGCGGAAGGTGAAAAACTAGCCAACGTTTACGAATTAGCAGAAAAAACAAAATCAGAATTTCCTGATTATGATATTCGAGTAGCCGTTTTGGGACATATGCAAAGAGGAGGTTCGCCAAGTTGTGCAGACCGAGTTTTAGCTAGCAGATTGGGTTATGGAGCCGTAGTCGGATTAATGAATGGAGAAACCAATGTAATGGCAGGAATGCGTTCTAATGATTTAACGTACACCCCGATTGAAGAAGCCATTAAAAAACATAATGAAATCAATAAAGACCTTTTATTAATTTCAGAAATTTTAGCAATCTAA
- the gap gene encoding type I glyceraldehyde-3-phosphate dehydrogenase codes for MSTIKVGINGFGRIGRLVFRAMTERSNIEVVGINDLINAEYMAYMLKYDSVHGVFPGEVSVEGNDLVVNGKKIRVTAEKDPSNLKWDAIGADYVVESTGLFLDKESAAKHIAAGAKKVILSAPSKDDTPMFVMGVNHTELTDDVKIFSNASCTTNCLAPLAKVIHDNFGIVEGLMTTVHATTATQKTVDGPSMKDWRGGRAALNNIIPSSTGAAKAVGKVIPSLNGKLTGMSFRVPTVDVSVVDLTVRIEKGASYEEICAVIKAASEGELKGILGYTEDAVVSQDFVGDKRTSIFDKDAGIMLSPNFVKLVSWYDNEMGYSNKLVDMLVHSSSL; via the coding sequence ATGTCAACAATTAAAGTAGGTATTAACGGTTTTGGTAGAATCGGTCGTCTTGTGTTCAGAGCAATGACAGAAAGAAGCAACATCGAAGTTGTAGGAATAAACGACCTTATCAATGCAGAATACATGGCTTACATGTTAAAATATGACTCTGTACACGGGGTTTTCCCAGGAGAAGTTTCTGTAGAAGGGAACGACCTTGTGGTAAACGGTAAGAAAATCAGAGTAACTGCAGAAAAAGACCCAAGTAACCTTAAGTGGGATGCTATTGGTGCTGACTATGTAGTAGAATCTACTGGTTTATTCCTTGATAAAGAAAGTGCTGCAAAACATATTGCTGCAGGTGCTAAGAAAGTAATCCTTTCTGCTCCTTCTAAAGATGATACTCCAATGTTTGTAATGGGTGTAAACCACACTGAGCTTACAGATGATGTAAAAATCTTCTCAAACGCTTCTTGTACTACAAACTGTTTAGCTCCTTTAGCTAAAGTAATTCATGATAACTTCGGGATCGTAGAAGGTTTAATGACAACTGTACACGCTACAACGGCTACTCAAAAAACTGTTGACGGTCCTTCAATGAAAGACTGGAGAGGTGGTAGAGCTGCTCTAAATAACATTATCCCTTCTTCTACAGGTGCTGCTAAAGCAGTAGGAAAAGTAATCCCTTCACTAAACGGAAAATTAACAGGTATGTCTTTCAGAGTACCAACTGTTGACGTTTCTGTAGTAGATTTAACAGTAAGAATTGAAAAAGGTGCTTCTTACGAAGAGATCTGTGCAGTAATCAAAGCTGCTTCTGAAGGTGAATTGAAAGGTATTCTTGGATACACTGAAGATGCTGTAGTTTCTCAGGATTTCGTAGGAGATAAGAGAACTTCTATCTTCGATAAAGATGCTGGTATCATGCTTTCTCCAAACTTTGTGAAGCTTGTTTCTTGGTATGACAACGAAATGGGTTACTCAAACAAATTGGTTGATATGTTGGTTCATTCTTCTTCTTTGTAA